A portion of the Oscillospiraceae bacterium genome contains these proteins:
- a CDS encoding alcohol dehydrogenase — protein sequence MLTYTYVSEGTFALMEKPKPVLQHERDAIVKVTLASICSSDLHIKHGSVPRAVPGITVGHEMVGIVEEVGSAVTNVKPGDRVTVNVETFCGEFFFCKKGFVNNCTDQNGGWALGCRIDGGQAEYVRVPFADQGLNKIPDGVTDRQALLVGDVLATGFWAARISEITPEDTVLILGAGPTGICTLLCVMLHSPKRIIVCEKDASRLQFIRRHYPQVLTVQPEDCAAFVRAHSDHGGADVVLEVAGADTTFRLAWECARPNAVVTVVALYDKAQTLPLPEMYGKNLTFKTGGVDGCDCEETLRLIAEGKIDTEPLITHTYPLRRIAEGYELFEKKRDGVIKVAVEC from the coding sequence ATGCTGACCTATACCTATGTTTCAGAGGGGACGTTTGCCCTGATGGAAAAACCAAAGCCGGTGCTGCAGCACGAGCGGGACGCCATTGTAAAGGTGACCCTTGCCAGCATCTGCTCCAGCGACCTGCACATTAAGCATGGCAGCGTGCCCCGGGCGGTGCCCGGCATCACCGTAGGGCACGAGATGGTGGGCATCGTAGAAGAAGTGGGCAGTGCGGTGACCAATGTGAAACCCGGCGACCGGGTGACGGTGAACGTGGAGACCTTCTGCGGAGAGTTCTTTTTCTGCAAAAAAGGCTTTGTGAACAACTGCACCGATCAAAACGGCGGCTGGGCGCTGGGCTGCCGCATCGACGGCGGGCAGGCCGAGTATGTCCGGGTGCCCTTTGCGGATCAGGGACTGAACAAGATCCCGGACGGCGTCACCGATCGGCAGGCGCTGCTGGTGGGCGATGTGCTGGCCACCGGCTTTTGGGCGGCACGCATCTCGGAAATCACCCCCGAGGATACCGTGCTGATCCTCGGTGCAGGGCCGACCGGCATCTGCACACTGCTGTGCGTCATGCTGCACAGCCCCAAGCGCATCATCGTCTGTGAAAAGGACGCAAGCCGCCTGCAGTTCATCCGTCGGCACTACCCGCAGGTGCTCACGGTGCAGCCGGAGGACTGCGCCGCCTTTGTGCGCGCCCACAGCGACCACGGCGGGGCAGATGTGGTGCTGGAAGTGGCAGGGGCGGACACTACCTTCCGGCTGGCGTGGGAGTGCGCACGGCCCAACGCCGTTGTGACGGTGGTGGCGCTGTACGATAAGGCACAGACCCTGCCGCTGCCGGAAATGTACGGCAAAAACCTCACCTTTAAGACCGGCGGCGTGGACGGCTGCGATTGTGAAGAAACGCTGCGTCTCATCGCAGAAGGCAAGATCGATACCGAACCGCTCATCACCCACACCTACCCCCTGCGCCGGATCGCAGAGGGCTACGAGCTGTTTGAAAAGAAACGGGACGGCGTGATCAAGGTGGCAGTGGAGTGCTGA
- the ade gene encoding adenine deaminase, which translates to MQSDELKRRISAGRGDALADLVLKNARIVNVFTDEIDTADIAISGNSIVGVGAYHGRKEVDLHGKYVCPGLIDGHIHIESSMLCGPAFEQAVLPHGTTAVVTDPHEISNVAGLEGLDFMLETTKNLTLSVYFMLPSCVPATDLDESGAVLNAEQLRPYYGDPRVLGLAELMNAYGTVRCDPKILQKIRDCTEAGKIVDGHAPLLSAKDLNAYIAAGVQSDHECSNIEEAMEKFRLGQYIMIREGTAAKNMEALMPLFREPYCSRCMLVTDDKHPSDLLDSGHIDSNIRKAIRLGADPAVAVKMATLVPAQYFGFKQRGAVAPGYRADLVVVPDLESFTVEQVYKNGTLVAEHGKTLKPAPLDIDRVRFSHVMDSFDLDEITLQDLELRESGEQERVICLNRGELLTEEKIIPFQRHPRKAPGVDPEHNIVKLAVFERHHHSGHVGIGFLGNFSLKCGAVASSIAHDSHNLIVAGDNDTDMMLAGNTVRKNKGGLAFVADGQVVAELALPVAGLMSTESAESVAAKMQALNDALKAHGVAEDIGIFMTLAFVSLPVIPKLRLNTYGIIDVAQQKVIPAAF; encoded by the coding sequence ATGCAGTCTGATGAGCTGAAACGCCGGATCTCGGCAGGCAGAGGAGATGCTTTGGCCGATCTGGTTTTGAAAAATGCCAGAATCGTCAATGTGTTTACCGATGAGATCGACACCGCTGACATTGCCATCAGCGGAAATTCGATCGTGGGCGTGGGTGCGTATCACGGCCGGAAAGAAGTTGATCTGCACGGCAAATATGTCTGCCCGGGCCTGATCGATGGGCATATCCACATCGAAAGCTCCATGCTCTGTGGTCCGGCTTTCGAGCAGGCAGTACTGCCCCACGGTACCACTGCGGTGGTCACAGACCCACACGAGATCTCGAACGTTGCGGGGCTGGAAGGCTTGGATTTTATGCTGGAAACGACAAAAAATCTGACCCTTTCGGTTTATTTCATGCTGCCCTCCTGTGTGCCGGCCACGGATCTGGATGAATCCGGTGCGGTGCTGAACGCAGAACAGCTCCGGCCTTACTACGGCGATCCCCGTGTGCTGGGGCTTGCGGAACTGATGAATGCCTACGGAACGGTGCGCTGTGACCCGAAGATCCTGCAGAAGATCCGCGACTGCACCGAAGCGGGAAAGATCGTGGATGGCCATGCGCCGCTTTTGAGTGCTAAGGACCTGAATGCTTATATTGCGGCAGGCGTTCAGTCCGATCACGAGTGCTCCAACATCGAGGAAGCCATGGAAAAATTCCGGCTCGGACAATACATCATGATCCGGGAAGGAACGGCTGCAAAAAATATGGAGGCCCTGATGCCGCTGTTCCGGGAGCCCTATTGCAGCCGCTGCATGTTGGTGACGGATGATAAGCACCCCAGTGACCTGCTGGACAGCGGACACATCGATTCCAACATCCGCAAAGCGATCCGGCTGGGCGCAGACCCAGCAGTGGCCGTCAAAATGGCAACGCTGGTCCCGGCACAGTATTTTGGGTTCAAGCAGCGCGGTGCCGTAGCACCGGGGTACCGGGCAGATCTGGTTGTGGTTCCTGATCTGGAATCCTTTACGGTCGAACAGGTTTACAAGAATGGCACGCTGGTGGCCGAGCACGGAAAAACGCTGAAACCCGCACCGCTTGACATCGACCGTGTGAGATTTTCCCACGTTATGGATTCCTTTGATCTGGATGAGATCACACTGCAGGACCTGGAACTTCGGGAAAGCGGGGAGCAGGAGCGTGTCATCTGCCTGAACCGGGGCGAGCTGCTTACGGAGGAAAAAATCATCCCATTCCAACGGCATCCGCGCAAAGCTCCCGGTGTGGACCCGGAACACAACATCGTAAAACTGGCCGTTTTTGAGCGGCATCATCACTCCGGCCATGTGGGCATTGGCTTTTTAGGAAACTTCAGCCTGAAATGCGGAGCCGTTGCATCGAGCATCGCACATGATTCCCATAACCTGATTGTGGCAGGGGACAACGATACCGATATGATGCTGGCCGGCAACACTGTGCGGAAAAACAAAGGCGGACTTGCGTTTGTGGCAGATGGACAGGTCGTGGCAGAACTTGCGCTTCCGGTGGCCGGATTGATGAGCACCGAAAGCGCAGAGAGCGTTGCGGCGAAAATGCAGGCGCTGAACGATGCCCTCAAGGCACATGGTGTAGCGGAAGATATCGGCATCTTTATGACCCTCGCCTTCGTCAGCCTTCCGGTCATTCCAAAACTCAGACTGAATACATACGGCATCATCGATGTAGCGCAGCAGAAAGTCATTCCGGCTGCTTTTTAA
- a CDS encoding DUF2200 domain-containing protein, with protein MPFAKIYPMLVAKAVRKGRTQAEVDEIIGWLTGYSAQKIEAAVQNRTLHRDFFRDAPQLNPDRVLIKGSICGVKLESIEEPLMKEIRYLDKLVDELAKGKAMEKIKRTNK; from the coding sequence ATGCCATTTGCAAAAATATATCCTATGCTGGTGGCAAAGGCAGTCCGCAAGGGGCGGACGCAGGCAGAAGTAGATGAAATTATTGGGTGGCTGACTGGTTACAGCGCCCAGAAAATTGAGGCTGCGGTGCAGAATAGAACGCTGCATAGAGATTTCTTTCGAGATGCTCCGCAGCTCAATCCGGACCGGGTGCTCATAAAGGGCAGCATCTGCGGCGTAAAACTGGAGAGCATCGAAGAGCCGCTGATGAAGGAGATCCGCTATTTGGACAAGCTGGTGGATGAGCTGGCTAAGGGCAAAGCGATGGAGAAGATCAAGCGGACAAACAAATGA
- a CDS encoding sugar O-acetyltransferase: MNALDIMKRPAAYVSGYENTPTEEQNRAKQLCWEYNRTAPNEQEKRRSILQTLLGTCSPMTGIEPDFHCDYGFNIHTHGLAVINYNCVILDTSPVNIGAGAFIAPGVCLACSGHAIDPEQRSHGIGTSAPITLEENVWIGANSTVCGGVTIGAGSVIGAGSVVTHDIPAGVIAAGVPCKVIRPITEKDKFKPEDILF; encoded by the coding sequence ATGAACGCTCTGGATATTATGAAACGCCCTGCCGCCTACGTCAGCGGCTATGAAAACACCCCCACGGAGGAACAGAACCGTGCAAAGCAACTGTGCTGGGAGTACAACCGCACCGCTCCTAACGAACAGGAAAAGCGGCGCAGTATCCTGCAGACCCTGCTGGGCACCTGCTCTCCCATGACCGGCATTGAGCCAGATTTCCACTGTGACTATGGCTTCAATATCCATACCCACGGCTTGGCGGTCATCAATTATAACTGCGTCATTCTGGATACCTCTCCGGTAAACATCGGAGCAGGTGCCTTTATTGCCCCCGGCGTATGCCTTGCCTGCTCCGGTCATGCCATCGACCCGGAGCAGCGCAGCCACGGCATTGGCACCTCGGCACCCATTACGCTGGAGGAAAACGTCTGGATCGGTGCAAATTCCACCGTCTGCGGCGGCGTTACCATCGGGGCAGGCTCGGTTATCGGGGCGGGAAGCGTCGTCACTCATGACATTCCCGCCGGCGTCATCGCTGCGGGGGTGCCCTGCAAGGTGATCCGCCCCATTACCGAAAAAGATAAGTTCAAGCCGGAGGATATTCTGTTCTGA
- a CDS encoding HD domain-containing protein, with translation MMTIAQIMEKMIAFSEGNIHDITHLSCVWTYAKTIGELEGLDAETQFILEVAAITHDIACPLCRKKYGNTNGKYQEQEGAPLVREFLADTGMTAEQIDRVAYLVGHHHSPAQIDGIDYQILIEADYIVNASESGYDQQAIRTFMEHTMKTAAGIRLTKTVFGV, from the coding sequence ATGATGACCATTGCACAGATCATGGAAAAGATGATCGCCTTTTCCGAAGGGAATATCCATGACATCACGCACCTGAGCTGTGTGTGGACCTATGCCAAAACCATCGGGGAGCTGGAAGGGCTGGACGCGGAGACTCAGTTTATTCTGGAAGTGGCGGCAATCACTCACGACATTGCCTGTCCGCTCTGCCGCAAGAAATACGGCAACACCAATGGTAAATATCAGGAGCAGGAGGGTGCCCCGCTGGTGCGGGAGTTCTTGGCGGATACCGGCATGACAGCAGAACAGATCGACCGGGTGGCCTATCTGGTAGGGCACCACCATAGTCCGGCGCAGATCGACGGCATTGACTATCAGATTCTGATTGAGGCAGATTATATCGTCAATGCGTCCGAAAGCGGGTACGACCAGCAGGCAATCCGAACCTTTATGGAACATACGATGAAGACGGCCGCAGGTATCCGGCTGACGAAAACAGTGTTTGGAGTGTAA
- a CDS encoding NUDIX domain-containing protein produces the protein MIQKHCFECGTALIEKELEEEGIVPYCPKCQQYRFPMYNVAVSMIVVDEETGKILLIQQYGKPSYILVAGYVNRGEAEEHAVVREVREETGLEVEHLRFNRTKFFEPSNTLMCNFTAFVRTAKALHINHEVDRCKWFTSQEARENIRPNSLAAEFLNAYLDEVGNKPMEM, from the coding sequence ATGATTCAGAAGCACTGCTTTGAATGCGGTACGGCATTGATTGAAAAAGAACTGGAAGAAGAGGGCATTGTGCCTTATTGCCCGAAATGCCAGCAATACCGGTTCCCGATGTACAATGTGGCAGTCAGCATGATTGTTGTGGATGAGGAAACCGGGAAAATTCTGCTCATCCAGCAGTACGGCAAGCCCTCTTATATTCTGGTGGCTGGATATGTGAACCGCGGTGAGGCAGAAGAACATGCCGTGGTGCGGGAGGTCCGGGAAGAAACCGGGCTGGAAGTAGAACACCTCCGGTTCAACCGTACCAAGTTTTTTGAGCCGTCTAACACGCTGATGTGCAACTTTACGGCTTTCGTCAGAACCGCAAAGGCGCTGCATATCAACCACGAAGTGGACCGCTGCAAGTGGTTCACCTCGCAGGAAGCCAGAGAAAACATCCGTCCCAACAGCCTTGCAGCGGAATTTTTGAATGCGTATCTGGACGAAGTGGGGAATAAGCCGATGGAGATGTGA
- a CDS encoding Fic family protein yields MDGVQFAKMLSDKHLFELNRMEYKYSTVSVKEFAELLRQNFAQPLPLTDFSGNKLFYLPNLAQISTNGMKQLLSVPVSGQNFGLSAMTEEIYATFQIESIRSTRSSIRYILDGYAPRDEQEARIYGMKRGLEFIANRQNTITEENLHHLYQISTGDYLPDEDRLLPNHFYRHGEVFTVGGEEPRPGLPAERLPGAMKCLVDFANANDGINELHKAAILHFAFAYYHPYFDGNGRTARLCHLWYLVQQGYPAALFTPFSRYIAENKGAYYKAYERVERNALISGYTDVTPFLFYFCNEVYNRLQVDAVPPKTDLEVYQTALAEGKITEKERLLWEYVLSAYGAEEFTTKQLEKDFRNAAYATIRTFVMKFHEMGLLTARKAGNRVFYRVGGTSDGRPL; encoded by the coding sequence ATGGATGGGGTACAGTTTGCCAAAATGCTTTCAGATAAGCATTTGTTTGAACTCAATCGGATGGAATACAAGTACTCGACTGTCAGCGTCAAAGAATTTGCCGAATTGCTGCGGCAAAACTTTGCGCAGCCTCTGCCGTTGACTGATTTTTCTGGAAATAAGCTGTTTTACCTGCCGAACCTCGCGCAAATTTCAACAAATGGTATGAAGCAGTTGCTCTCTGTCCCTGTCAGTGGACAAAACTTCGGTTTGTCGGCGATGACCGAGGAAATTTATGCTACTTTTCAAATTGAAAGTATCCGCTCGACCCGCAGCAGTATCCGTTATATCCTCGATGGTTATGCCCCTCGTGATGAACAAGAAGCCCGCATCTATGGTATGAAGCGCGGACTGGAGTTTATCGCGAATCGTCAGAATACGATCACCGAGGAGAATCTGCATCACCTATATCAGATCAGCACAGGGGATTATCTCCCGGATGAAGATCGATTACTGCCAAACCACTTTTATCGGCATGGCGAGGTTTTTACTGTGGGCGGTGAAGAACCCAGACCGGGACTTCCGGCAGAGCGGCTTCCCGGTGCCATGAAATGTCTTGTCGATTTTGCGAATGCCAATGACGGCATCAATGAGCTGCATAAGGCTGCCATTCTGCACTTTGCCTTTGCGTACTACCACCCCTATTTTGACGGGAATGGACGCACTGCACGGCTATGTCACCTCTGGTATCTTGTTCAGCAGGGCTATCCTGCGGCACTGTTCACGCCGTTTTCCCGATACATCGCTGAAAACAAGGGCGCATATTACAAAGCCTACGAACGCGTGGAGAGAAATGCTCTGATTTCTGGTTATACGGATGTGACTCCCTTTCTGTTCTACTTCTGCAATGAGGTCTATAACCGCCTGCAGGTGGATGCAGTCCCGCCGAAAACTGATCTTGAGGTATATCAAACTGCTCTTGCGGAAGGAAAAATCACAGAAAAAGAACGGCTGCTCTGGGAGTATGTTCTGTCTGCTTATGGTGCAGAGGAGTTTACCACAAAGCAGCTGGAAAAGGATTTCCGAAACGCTGCGTATGCAACCATTCGGACGTTTGTGATGAAATTCCATGAGATGGGGCTGCTTACTGCAAGAAAAGCAGGAAACAGGGTGTTCTATCGTGTCGGTGGGACTTCTGACGGTCGGCCATTATAA
- a CDS encoding transposon-encoded TnpW family protein — MNNTATNSTPCPTVRKQIGKTTYIVRVHFSQTAKETMEDKIKRLLREEVRRM; from the coding sequence ATGAACAATACCGCAACCAACAGTACCCCTTGCCCGACTGTCAGAAAGCAGATCGGCAAGACCACCTATATCGTCCGTGTCCATTTCAGCCAGACCGCAAAAGAGACGATGGAGGACAAAATCAAGCGTCTGCTGCGTGAGGAAGTCCGCAGAATGTGA
- a CDS encoding Maff2 family protein has translation MEFFNSAIEVLQTLVVALGAGLGVWGAINLLEGYGNDNPGSNAHVR, from the coding sequence ATGGAATTCTTCAACTCTGCGATCGAAGTTCTTCAGACTCTGGTTGTTGCTCTGGGTGCCGGTCTCGGCGTTTGGGGTGCCATCAACCTGCTGGAAGGTTACGGTAACGACAACCCCGGCAGCAATGCTCATGTGCGGTAA
- a CDS encoding DUF3796 domain-containing protein has protein sequence MKKRTKLTICLGVICALLVAISSWYTIAFNNSRFIVPMDLSEYVFRVQDLPMIISGVLLTLYIVNIVVLFLESIKTNRRRELTLQSTRTINPKLGFLGLLGFAGFLGFWTYSVDKTIFPFVFFLFFGFFGFFYEGKMSNTLIDERYKENKMKAQSVANKTSLSIIFLAILILGQGKLMDNLEYTLIALVIVIALSIALEIFLSEYLLYHYDNDEQFDESEE, from the coding sequence ATGAAAAAAAGAACGAAACTCACAATTTGCCTGGGCGTGATATGCGCTCTGCTGGTAGCAATATCTTCATGGTACACGATAGCATTTAACAATTCAAGGTTTATTGTGCCTATGGATTTATCTGAATATGTTTTCAGAGTGCAAGACCTGCCTATGATTATTTCCGGCGTACTTCTTACCTTGTATATTGTGAATATTGTTGTGTTGTTTTTGGAATCTATTAAAACAAACAGGCGTAGGGAATTAACCTTGCAATCCACCAGAACAATAAATCCCAAACTGGGTTTTTTAGGTTTATTAGGATTTGCCGGATTTTTGGGATTTTGGACTTACAGCGTTGACAAGACAATTTTTCCTTTTGTGTTTTTCCTGTTTTTCGGCTTTTTCGGATTTTTCTATGAGGGAAAAATGTCAAATACTCTTATAGATGAACGATACAAAGAAAACAAAATGAAAGCGCAAAGTGTAGCGAACAAAACTTCTCTGTCCATTATTTTTCTTGCAATACTCATTTTGGGACAGGGAAAGCTCATGGATAACCTTGAATATACCTTAATTGCTCTTGTTATTGTTATAGCTCTCTCCATAGCACTTGAAATATTCCTTAGCGAATATCTGCTATATCATTATGATAACGATGAACAGTTTGATGAAAGCGAGGAATAA
- a CDS encoding helix-turn-helix transcriptional regulator — protein sequence MPDFECRLKKYRLLKDLTQEQLAAQVGVRRETIMRLEKAQYNPSLKLAIDISRVVEAPIEEIFVFK from the coding sequence GTGCCGGATTTTGAATGTAGATTAAAAAAGTACAGGCTATTAAAGGATTTGACACAAGAGCAGTTAGCGGCACAGGTAGGCGTGCGGCGAGAAACAATTATGCGGCTGGAAAAGGCACAATACAATCCCTCACTTAAACTGGCGATTGATATTTCAAGAGTTGTTGAAGCACCGATTGAAGAAATATTCGTTTTCAAGTGA
- a CDS encoding helix-turn-helix domain-containing protein yields MFSENLKTLRKQKGFSQEELATRLHVVRQTISK; encoded by the coding sequence ATGTTTAGTGAAAATCTAAAAACTCTCAGAAAACAGAAAGGCTTTTCACAGGAAGAATTAGCAACCAGACTTCATGTAGTCAGACAGACTATCTCCAAATAG
- a CDS encoding sigma-70 family RNA polymerase sigma factor yields MTEYEAYQEHIRYTHDTYCRIVIRHASFDAARMLAARWKREISLEYLTEEKFVPLSAIDEYFQVPDYGETYPFSVRGQTILLDSCSLAAALARLPEQTQEEIFLYYFQHLTQKEIGEQSGWTRSTIGRHIRLALKRLKEEMEVLSHE; encoded by the coding sequence ATGACTGAATACGAAGCCTATCAAGAACATATCCGCTATACCCATGATACCTATTGCCGGATTGTTATTCGCCATGCGTCCTTTGACGCTGCCCGTATGCTGGCAGCGAGGTGGAAACGGGAAATCTCCCTTGAATACTTGACCGAAGAAAAGTTTGTTCCACTAAGCGCCATAGACGAGTATTTTCAAGTTCCAGACTATGGCGAAACTTATCCGTTCTCTGTCCGGGGGCAGACGATACTTTTAGATAGCTGTTCTCTTGCGGCTGCTCTTGCCCGATTGCCGGAACAGACGCAGGAAGAAATCTTTTTGTACTACTTTCAGCACTTGACGCAGAAAGAAATCGGAGAACAAAGCGGCTGGACACGCAGCACAATCGGGCGGCATATACGGCTTGCCTTGAAGCGGCTAAAAGAGGAAATGGAGGTGCTGTCCCATGAGTAA
- a CDS encoding helix-turn-helix domain-containing protein, translated as MSNRLLPYDTIIKAHEGDPIAIQAVLDRYAGYIRYFSKMNGYYNSDMEDYIRIKLIESLFKFRLDR; from the coding sequence ATGAGTAACCGACTTCTCCCCTATGACACTATCATAAAGGCACATGAGGGCGACCCCATAGCGATACAAGCCGTCCTTGACCGATACGCTGGATATATCCGCTACTTCTCTAAGATGAACGGCTATTACAACTCTGATATGGAGGACTACATCAGAATAAAGCTGATTGAAAGCCTGTTCAAGTTCCGGCTTGACCGATAA
- the mobC gene encoding plasmid mobilization relaxosome protein MobC, with amino-acid sequence MTEEEYAEFAERLSACNMSQAEFIRQAITGAAIRPIITVSPVNDELLAAVGKLTAEYGRIGGNLNQIARTLNEWHSPYPQLAGEIRAAVSDLAALKFEVLQKVGDAVGNIQTYQL; translated from the coding sequence ATGACCGAGGAAGAATATGCCGAGTTTGCGGAAAGGCTTTCTGCCTGCAACATGAGCCAAGCCGAGTTTATCCGGCAAGCCATAACCGGGGCAGCCATACGCCCCATCATAACTGTTTCCCCCGTCAATGACGAGCTGCTTGCCGCTGTCGGGAAGCTGACCGCCGAATACGGCAGGATCGGCGGCAACTTAAACCAGATAGCCCGGACGCTGAACGAGTGGCACAGTCCCTATCCGCAGCTTGCCGGGGAAATACGGGCGGCGGTTTCCGACCTTGCCGCCCTAAAGTTTGAAGTCTTGCAGAAAGTGGGTGACGCTGTTGGCAACATTCAAACATATCAGCTCTAA
- a CDS encoding relaxase/mobilization nuclease domain-containing protein: MATFKHISSKNADYGAAEAYLTFEHDEFTMKPTLDENGRLIPREDYRISSLNCGDEDFAVACMRANLRYEKNQKREDVKSHHYIISFDPRDGTDNGLTVDHAQELGEKFCKEHFPGHQALVCTHPDGHNHSGNIHVHIVINSLRIYEVTLLPYMDRPADTRAGCKHRCTNAAMEYFKSEVMEMCHREGLYQIDLLNGSKERITEREYWAAKKGQLALDKENAVREAAGQPTKPTKFETDKAKLRRTIRQALSQAGSFDEFSSLLLREGVTVKESRGRFSYLTPDRTKPITARKLGDNFDKAAVLALLTQNAHKATEQTKAIPEYLVAVKKPSQGEKPTKTTPADNTLQRMVDREAKRAEGKGVGYDRWAAKHNLKQMATTVTAYQQYGFSSPEELDEACSAAYAAMRESLTELKQVEKTLNGKKELQRQVLAYSKTRPVRDGLKQQKNAKAKAAYRQKHESDFIIADAAARYFRENGISKLPSYKALQAEIESLIKEKNSGYNDYRAKREEYRRLQTVKGNIDQILRRERKPVKRQEQER; the protein is encoded by the coding sequence TTGGCAACATTCAAACATATCAGCTCTAAAAATGCGGACTATGGCGCAGCGGAAGCCTACCTCACATTTGAGCATGACGAGTTTACCATGAAGCCCACCCTTGATGAAAACGGGCGGCTGATACCGAGGGAGGATTACCGCATTTCTTCCCTTAACTGCGGGGACGAGGATTTCGCCGTTGCCTGTATGCGAGCCAATCTCCGCTATGAGAAAAACCAAAAACGGGAAGATGTGAAAAGCCACCACTATATCATCAGCTTTGACCCACGGGACGGGACAGACAACGGCTTGACCGTAGACCATGCGCAGGAGCTGGGCGAGAAGTTCTGTAAAGAGCATTTCCCCGGACACCAAGCCCTTGTATGCACCCACCCGGACGGGCATAACCACAGCGGCAATATCCATGTGCATATCGTCATCAACTCCCTGCGGATTTATGAAGTCACGCTTCTGCCCTACATGGACAGACCAGCCGACACAAGGGCGGGCTGCAAGCACCGCTGCACCAACGCCGCTATGGAATATTTCAAGAGTGAAGTCATGGAGATGTGCCACCGGGAGGGGCTTTACCAAATCGACCTCCTAAACGGCAGCAAGGAACGGATAACGGAACGGGAATACTGGGCGGCAAAGAAAGGGCAGCTTGCCCTTGATAAAGAGAACGCTGTCAGAGAAGCCGCAGGACAGCCGACCAAGCCCACCAAGTTTGAAACGGACAAGGCGAAGCTGCGCCGGACGATACGGCAGGCACTTTCCCAAGCTGGCAGCTTTGATGAGTTTTCTTCCCTTTTGCTGCGGGAGGGCGTGACCGTCAAGGAGAGCCGGGGGCGGTTTTCCTACCTCACGCCGGACAGGACAAAGCCTATCACAGCCCGGAAGCTGGGGGACAATTTTGACAAGGCTGCTGTCCTTGCCCTGCTCACGCAGAACGCCCACAAAGCCACCGAGCAGACCAAAGCCATACCCGAATACCTTGTCGCAGTTAAAAAGCCGTCACAAGGGGAAAAACCCACAAAAACTACCCCGGCAGACAACACCTTGCAGCGCATGGTTGACCGGGAAGCCAAGCGAGCCGAGGGCAAGGGCGTGGGCTATGACCGCTGGGCGGCAAAGCACAATCTAAAGCAAATGGCAACTACCGTTACCGCCTACCAGCAGTACGGCTTTTCTTCCCCGGAGGAACTGGACGAAGCCTGTTCTGCCGCCTATGCCGCCATGCGGGAAAGCCTTACAGAGCTGAAGCAGGTGGAAAAGACGCTGAACGGGAAAAAGGAGCTGCAACGGCAGGTGCTTGCCTATTCCAAGACCCGCCCTGTCCGGGACGGGCTGAAACAGCAGAAAAACGCCAAAGCAAAAGCAGCCTACCGTCAGAAGCACGAAAGCGACTTTATCATAGCAGACGCAGCCGCCCGTTATTTCAGGGAGAACGGCATTTCCAAGCTGCCGAGCTATAAAGCCCTGCAAGCAGAGATTGAAAGCCTTATCAAAGAGAAAAACAGCGGCTACAACGAT